TGTTCCGGGCAACCATTAGCAAATAACTGAAGATAGGTCTCGACAGTCAAGTGTTCTTCTATTAAAATCATTATGTGTTGATTTTGGGAAGAGGGAACTGGCTGGTGGGCCATATGGTTCCCTCTTCTTATTTTCTTTCCTCCTGATTGATTGGCATGTGCCATTAGTTCGCACACACTAATCATTATCCAGGGTAACCGCCACTCTTGGCAAGAAAAAAGCGCCACTTTACCGACATGTAAAGTTAGCGCCGACAATATAAACGGATAGCCCTCGCTCCTAAAAGGCAAAGCCCCCCTAGCTAAGGTGGGCTTTGCCATCCTAGGGCAACCGTTGACGCTTCCGTTGCTATGGGAGCGGTTGAAGGAGGTGGGCAATTGCAATGGATGATTGTTTGGGGCAGTGGCCCGCCCTGGCAAGGGTGGAAGATGCCACCTAAAGATTAGTAGTATGAAATGCTGTCTATCTTCCTAACATTCTTGATGTTTGATATAATTTTTCTAAATAAATGTATAACAGTTATCAAACCAGTTAGTAAGGGGAATATAGTAATATGACTGTACCCACAGACCACGACAGGCTGTTCAAAGAACTACTGGAAAATTACTTTGTTAAATTTATGGAGCTATTTTTTAAAGAGGCCAGTTATTTCATCGACTTTTCTCACCTAAAATTTCTTTCTCAAGAAGTTTTCACTGATGTAACCGTAGGAGAAAAACGGGCCATAGATATTTTAGTAGAAACTAAGCTGAAGGATGAAAAACAGGTTATCCTGGTGCACGTTGAATCACAGTCCTATGTGCAAAAGGAATTTGCCGAAAGAATGTTTATTTATTTCAGTCGCTTGTACGAGAAATATCGCTGCAAGGTATTGCCCATCACCGTTTTTAGTTACGATAAAATGAACGATGAACCGGATACTTTTGAACTGGGATTTTCATTCCTGGATGTGCTCAAATTTAACTTCTACAAGCTGGAATTAAGAAAGCTCAACTGGCGGGAATTTATCAAAAGTAACAACCCAGTGGCAGCGGCTCTACTAAGTAAAATGGGCTACCGAAAAGAAGAAAAGGTTCAGGTGAAGTTAGAATTTCTGCGCATGTTAACAAGGCTCAAATTAGACCCAGCAAGAGCTGAACTTATCGGGGGATTTTTCCACAGCTACTTGAAGCTGAACCAACAAGAAGAGGAACAATTTGAGCAAGAAGTAAGACGTTTGGGTAAAAAGGAGGCGGAGATCATTATGCAAATAACCACTCCCTGGCATGAAAAGGGCCGAATGGAAGGAAAATTGGAAGGTCAATTAGCTCTTGTTTTAAGACAATTGAAAAAGCGTTTTGGAGAAGTACCTGAGGATATAGAGAAGTTAATTAAATCTCTAAACACTGATAAGCTTGAAGAAGTTGGAGAGGCATTGTTTGATATTAATAATATAGATGAATTGAGAAAAATGCTTCATTAGGCACGTTAAAACAAAAGCTTTGGAAAGTAAAAAGGTGGGGGTGGTAAATTATGCAATTTACCACCCCCTGGCATGAAAAAGGATAAAGAGAAGGTCAATCTCAACTTATATTAAGGCTATTAAGGAAAAAATTTGGCGAGGTCCCAACAGCTTTGGAACAAACAATCATGACACTTAATGTTGAAAGGCTAGGCGAAGTGGGCAAAGCCATATTTGAAGTGAACAGCATCGATGAGATTTTTTCAGAAAAACTTCGGAATACTTAGGAAGTGCTTTCCGAAGTTTAATTTTATAGATATTGTCTGATTCATCAACAGTGGTGAAAGCTGCAAGTATGATTAATATAAAACCGTTGGTAAGAGAAGATGGACGAAGCATTTTTTGTAAAATTCTATATTTCTATTTGCGCTATTCGTGGTTCTATTTGTGGTGTTTGAATTGTAACTGAGAACTTCGATAAAATTTCTATGAAAGATTTTCCGAGGCGAGGCTATAGGTTGTTTCTATCTTAATAACATGAGAATAGCATCTATCCCACCCCTGATGGGGCGGGTGTAAATATAAAATCATCGTAGAGCGAAATATTAGTAATACGAAGGGAAGCAAAATTTGCATTGAAACCCCTCAAAATAGGGCAAAAAAGAAGCCTTGATTTATAAGGCTTCACAGGCTCCCACTAAATCCCGGAATATACGTTCGTACGACTTAAAATCCTGCGGTGGCAACACCGTGCCGGTTCGACCCCGGCTCCGGGCACCAATAAAATCAAGGGATCAGGAACTTACCTGATTTCTTTTAATTTTAGCGCATTGTCAATTGACGGCTTAAAAATACAATTTAGTTTATCAGCACTCTCCTTGTCCATATCCTCAAGGACGTGCTGATATTTTTTTGTCATGAGTAAATTGCTGTGGCCCAGCCTAGCGGAGGCCTCTCTTTCTGTTATGCCATACCTAAGCATCATTGTCCCATTAAAATGTCGTAAGTCGTGCAGCCTAATATGGGGAAGCTTATTTCTTTCTAAAAATTTCTTAAAGGACCGGCTAACACTACCAGGGTTGTAATCAGTAACGTCTGGTTTTGTAAGAATTTTTCCTATCCCTCTCAGTCTTTTGAGGGCCAGTATTATACCGCTTGGAACATTTTTTCGAATAAGTAAGTCCAAATAGGTGGACATTAATAGTATGTAACACAGTAAAACTAAGAAGAATGAGCCTATTTTTATAATTTTGTTTATAATATTAACTATTATACTAGGTTGTTTTTATCGTGTTTTATTATATTCGTAAATAGAATATCCTAAGAGGACAACAGAAATCCTTAAATTCAAATGACACTGATCTATAGTAGCCTGGGTAGACGACCTCCACAGAGCTGTGGAAGATCTGTCATGATTATAAGTAACATGGATTATTACATTTTGACCAAAGAATAAGTGGTGATTAAAATGGCGTTTGAGCCCTGGTTGATTTTAATCAGAACTGGTTTTGCTTTTATAACCCTGCTAATTGCAGCTAGAATCTTAGGTAAACAAACAATCGCTCAGATGACGTTCTTTGATTTTATTGCTGCCATCACCATTGGAGCAATTGGGGCGGGATTTGCCTATCATATTGAAAAAAACCCTTTTAATGTTCTACTTTCCCTTCTTTCATTTACCACCATTGTTTATATAACATCTTACTTATCTTTAAAAAACAAACTTGCAAGAAAAATTTTTGCTGGTGAACCAACTATGGTTATTCAAAATGGTAAAATTTTAGAACATAACATGTTTAAAATGCGCTACGACCTGGATCATTTAAATCATCAATTACGACAAAAAGGTATTTTTGATATTGGTCAGGTGGAATTTGCTATAGTTGAACCTAACGGGGAGTTAAGTGTCTTTAAAAAGTCACAATATAGACCGTTAATTCCGGCAGATTTGAAAATACCCACTAAATATGAAGGACTAGCAATTGAACTTATTATGGACGGGCAGGTCATTGAAAAAAACCTACGAGAAAACAATCTTTCAATGGAATGGTTAACCACAGCCCTATCTCAACACAGAATCACCGATCTTAAAGATGTAGCCTACGCTTGCCTAAGTACCAACGGCACTTTATATTTTGACTTATACAAAGATAAAATTACCAATCCAGTGGACAAGGGGTAAATTTTAGTGTTAATTTATCTGAAGCAATAATTAGGGCTTACTGAACGGATCGCAACTCTAATATAAATCAAGGATTTAGAAGCACAATTGCCGAAATAAGGTGCAGGGAAAATGCGGCATAGGCTGCAAAAATTGTGCACTTGGAGGAAAAAATGTTCCGTAAACTGGAAAAACAGCTGTATCTTGAGGAGTTCGTACTTCCCTTTGAAGGTAAACTTAGAGCCGACAATCGTTGGGTTAAATTAGCTAAAATTATTCCCTGGGATACCATCGAAGGCCGCTACGCTAAACTTTTTAAGGGTAACCGTGGACAGGTAGCCAAACCCGTTCGGATGGCCCTCGGTGCTCTCCTTATCTAAGATAAGTGTAGGTATAGTGACCGTCCCTCATGGTGCATTTCCGTAAGCGTTTTGATGCAGAAACGCTAAAAGCTATCAATGAAGAGATTTGCAATGCTGCCAGGGTAGCTGAAGATAAAAAGGGTGACGATGATAATAGGCCCGAACCGCCCTCCGGCGGCAATAAAGCTGGAGTGGGAGAATTCACCAACCCAGAAAGAAAGGCTTCTTCCTTCGAGACGTATCATAAAAGCCAAGGTAAGCTCATCCTGGACGCTACCTGTGCCCCGGCAGATATACGCATCCTACTGACATCTCCTTGCTTAACGAAGCCAGGGAGAAGTTGGATGACATTATAGACTAGAAGACCACGCACTTATCTCCAAATCGCTCGTAAAGCCTATCTTAGCTTTGTCCGCAACCGAAAACCCGGGAAAAGTCTATCAGAAAAGCTATCGTCCAACAGTTACGCTATGTTGGTCGCAACCTGCGTGCTGTAGACCGACTGCTTACTATGGCTGGCGATGGGCATGGTCTGGGCAGCATAATCTGGCTTTTGTCGGGTCACCATTTTGGTGTTTTTGTTAAAAAACGGATTGGTTCAAAAGCCCTAATTAAGGCTATTCTGGATTACAGCAAAAACCTTAAGGAATGATATTTGAACTTAGACTGGAGGTAAATGACCTTACCCCGTCAGGCAAACAGAAGCCATATGAGGATATCCACAGCGACATTTACGAGTCGTTTGACGATTACGACCTATTTGAGTGTGAATAACCTTATAGAGGTCAGGTAGCCTGTGGAGCAAAATCATACAATCCAATCAAATGCTCCACAGGCATTTCTTTAATCTAAAGTGGCTCAGTTTTTTCTTGATAATTGCAAACTCTCGGGCTACCGTAGGTTTGACGGCTTTTACTCTAGAGCCTCGGATGTTTTAGGGCTTAATTTGAATAAGTGTTTTATGTTCCCTCAGACGGATGGTTTGGGGGAATTTTCTATTTGATGGGGGTGCGGTGTCAGGTACCGGGGTTTTTAGTGGCACTTGATCGTTGGCAAAATTTTGTTACTTATATTCGGGTTCCAAAAGAGCTAAAATTTTATCTTGTTTCTCTATGTGTAAAAGAAGAATCTACTTTCTGTCAAAAAATTTTTACAAACCATATAAACCTCTCGATGACAGCCTATAATAGCCCGACAAAAATATTTTACTTGTAAAAATTTTTTTACAAAAAACATAACTAAGTTTATTTTGCTTTACTAATTTTATAATCAAAACACATATATAAGGCATAATTTCGTGAAAAAATTGCTCTTTTTTGCACGAAGAGTGTCGAAAATATGGCACGGGTTTTGCACTGTGATGTTTTTGACGAAGAGAAACCATGGTTTTGTTTTTTGTATTTTGTATTACAAGGATTTATTCATCTGAAGGGGGTGGAAATCAGGCAATAGTCATGTGAAATGATCAACAATATGATGGATGTTGTATTTGCGTAAGGCGTGAATTGAATTATTCATGGAATTCAAAAATGGCTGAAACGTGAGGGGTGTTCAAGTAAGTATAAGTCAAAGGCGCAAAACTGGTAGTGGGAAAAACGATTATTTAAAAAGATGAGGACTCGTAATAAGGATAAGGGGAAGGAAGTCGAACTATGTCGGAACAGAAGAAACTGAAGATCGATCATATAATATTTTGGCCGCCATTATTATTAATATCCATTGTTTGCGCATTAATTATTAAGGATCCCGTGAGAGCAAATGAGATATCGAATAAAGCTCTGACCTGGACCACAGACAAACTTGGTTGGGCCTTTGAATGGTACGTAGTTATTCTTTTCGTTATTTCTATGTATCTAATCTTTGGTAAGTATAAAGATAAAAAGTTTGGCGAGGGTGAGCCAGATTTTAAAACCAGTACATGGTTAGGAATGATTTTCACTTCAACCTCAAGTGCTGCGCTTATTTATTGGGCAACCATTGAATGGTACTACTACATGCAAACCCCTCCCTTTGGGGCTGAACCATTTTCGGTTGAAGCGGCACAGTGGGGGTCAGCTTATGGTATGTACCACTGGGGGCTTATCCCGTCCGCTATGTATGTTGTAGTTGGAACAGCAATCGGTTATAACTTCTTTGTTAAAAAAAGGAATGTTGTTAAGCCCAGTAGTGTGTGTGGAATTTTAGGCAAACATAAAGACGGATTGACGGGTAAAGTTATCGACATCCTTTATATTATCGGAATGGTTGCAGGAGTAGGTACATCGTTAGGTTTAGGAACTCCCCTTGTTGCTGAACTACTCTCCAAGATTTTCGGAATAGAGCATACGTTATCCTTGGATGGTTGGATTCTCGTTGCTTGGATTGCTTTATTCTCCACAAGTGTTTATTTGGGATTACAGAAAGGGATTAAAGTACTTAGCGATATAAGAGTGTATTTAGCTTTTGGAGTTATTATTTTTGTCGCTGTATTTGGTCCTACGTCATATATTCTAAACGGTTTTACTGATGCCCTTGGAACGATGCTACAGAATATTGTAAGAATGTCCCTCTATACAGATCCCTATGGGAAGTCTGGGTTCCCACAAGGTTGGACTATATTTTACTGGGCTTGGTTCCTAAACTGTGTTCTCACGTATTCAATTTATCTTGTACGAATTTCCAAAGGGAGAACGGTTCGTGAATTCGCAGCTGCAGTATTAGGGGCTATTGTTCTGGGAGAAATGGTTTTCTTCGCGGTGTTTACTAACTATGCTATGTTTGCACATTATGAAGGACTAGTGGACCTGGCTAAGATAATGGAACAATCTGGTGCAGCTCGGGCCATTGTTGAAATTTGGGCTACCCTGCCTTTAAGTATAGTGCTTTTACCTGTACTACTCATTTACTCTTTCGTCTCTACAGCGACGTTCATTAACGGTGTTGCTTATACTTTGGCAATGGTTACGACTAAAGAAATCACAGAGAATGATGAACCCTCAAGGTTAAATCGGGTGGTATGGGCATTGCTTCTCGGTTCATTAGCAATTTCTCTTCTGATGTTAGGCGGACTAAAGCCTTTACAAACGGCCTCAGTTTTAGGCGGCTTACCTATGATGATTGTTTGTATTATTATCCCAATTTCGTTTTTCAAAGAAGTTAAAAATGGCTGGGTATTCGCAAATAAAGATAAAAATTAAGATCAGAAAGCAGCTTAAGGTGCTTTCTATGCATTAGTAAAGTCTATGTCATGGTTGGAAGAATATGGCAGATATGTTCTGAAACAAGTCCTTAAAATAAGATACGGCATAACTGCATATCAGAATTACAGTGTTCCTCTGCTAAGTGACAGGTGGAAATCAAAAAAATTGGAGGGTTAAATAATGGATTTTAGACTTACAGACGAGCAAGAATTAATAGTTGCGGGAATTCGAGAGTTGATGGCCAGAGAAAACTGGGACAGTTACTTTGCGGAATGTGATGCCAACAGCCAGTATCCGGAAAGATTTGTCAAGGAACTGGCCGATATGGGTATTGACAGCCTTTTATTACCTGAAGAACATGGTGGTTTTGATGCGGGTTTGGTAACTGTAACAGCTGTTTGGGAAGAACTTGGAAGATTGGGTGCACCTACCTATGTATTATATCAGTTGCCTGGATTTAATACGGTATTGCGAGAGGGAACCCAAGAACAAATTGACAAGATTATGGCTTTACGCGGTACCGGCAAGCAAATGTGGAATTCGGCCATTACTGAACCAGGAGCCGGATCAGATGTTGGCAGTCTTCAGACCACGTACACTCGAAAGGACGGGAAAGTATATTTAAACGGACATAAATGCTTTATCACAAGTGGAGCAGGGGTTCCCTATCTAGTGGTTATGGCTAAGGACTCCGAAAACTCTAAGATTTTCACAGAGTGGTTTGTGGACATGACTAAACCCGGTATTAAAATAGAGAAGCTTCCAAAGTTGGGTTTAAGAATGGATAGCTGCTGCGAAATTTATTTTGACAATGTTGAACTTGAAGAAAAAGATATGTTTGGTAAAGAAGGCAACGGTTTTCAACGGGTTAAAGAGGAATTTGATTTTGAACGCTTCCTGGTTGGATGCACCAATTATGGTACTGCCCTGTGCGCTTTTGAAGATGCGGCCAAATATGCCAACCAGAGAGAGCAATTTGGAGAAAAGATCGGAAGGTATCAATTAATTCAAGAGAAGTTTGCACATATGGCAATTAAGCTCACCAATATGCGGAATATGTTATATGAAGCTGCATGGAAGTATGATAATGGAATAATGGGATCGGGTGAAGCAGCAATGTGTAAATATTATTGTGCCAATGCAGCTTTTGAAGTGGTTGACCAAGCGATGCAGGTTTTAGGCGGCTATGGTATCGCTGGTGATCATCGTATTAGTAGATTTTGGCGGGATCTTCGTGTGGATAGAGTTTCTGGAGGAACCGATGAAATGCAGATTCTTACCGCCGGCAGACAGGTACTCAAAAAGTATAGATAATCATTAAGGGACTTTTTATAGCAGCAAGCGTATAGTATAAGTTTTTCAAGCGAACGAGAGGAGGTAACAGCAATTTATGTCAAAAGGAACCAGTATGCCTGTTTTTGGTAATTTACATGGATTGAAAGTAGTATACTCTGCAGTTGAAATTGCTGGACCCTTTGCGGCACAGTTAATGGCAGAATGGGGAGCAGATGTTACCTGGATTGAAAATACATTTAACGGTGATTCAATGAGGGATACGACGTATGTAAAAGAAGTAGATCGTCGGAATCAGCGCAGTATATCACTAAATGTCTTCTCAGAAGAAGGAAGAGAAGTATTCTTAAAAATGATTGAAGAAGCCGATATCTTTATTGAATCAAGTAAAGGACCAGCTTTTGCAAAGCGTGGCATTACAGATGAATTGTTGTGGAAACACAATAAATCCCTAGTAATTGTTCATGTTTCCGGGTTTGGCCATTATGGGGTAGAGGACAGAGTGAACAGGGCAGCTTACGACCAAACAGCCCAGGCATTTAGTGGGTACTTAAGTCAAAATGGAACGCAGGAACAACCCATGATTGCTTCCCCTTATAGTGGTGATTATTTCACTTCACTTATGATAGTGGGATCATCCCTGGCGGCCCTTTATAAGGCTCAGAAGACTGGCATCGGAGAGAGCATAGATATGGCCATGTATGAAGTTCTGCTTCGCGTGGGGTCATATTATATGACGGATTACCTCAATGCCGGAATAACCTATCCGCGTGCAGGGGCCAGACATCAGAACTTATGCGGTATCGGCGTATATAAATGTAAAGATGGCTTCCTTAGTTTATGTCTTTATGGGGCGCCACAGAACAAGGCTATTCTAGAAAGGATCGGACTGGGTCATCTTTGGGGGACTGATGAGTATCCCGAAGGCACTACTGCACTTTGGCTTGATAGTCCAAAAGCAGATCTGATACAACAAAAAATAGAAGAATACCTTTTGTCCCAGCCAGTAGATGAAGTAGAAAAAGACTTTTCTGACTTAAAAATTGCGGCTAATAAGGTTATGACTATTGAGGAAATGGTAAATCATCCCCATTATTTAGCCCGTGAAAATTTCATAGAATGGGAAAATGTTGAAGGCAAAAAGATCAAAGGTCCCAACATATTCCCTAAATTCAAAAAGAATCCGGGCCAAGTTTGGCGGCCTATGCCAACGCTGGGGATGGATACTGAAGACATCTTAACTGATTTAGGTTATTCAGCCGAGCGTATACAGGAACTTTGTGACAAAGGAATTATTAAAAAGAGCTAATAACAGACGGGCTATACAGAGGGACGAGGTGCATTGGCTTAGTGATTAAGTGCACCTCGTCCAAAAAAAGATCTACTATATTGTGTTACAAATTACTAAATGATTAAGAAGGTGGAAATATGAGAGTTATTACATGTTGTAAGGCGGTACCTGAAGAACAGGATATTGTCGTTGCAAAAGATAGACAAATATCATTCGAAAAAGCAGAATGGAAGTTTGGTCCATATGATCTGAATGCCGTAGAAGCAGGCAAACAAATTGTTGAGGCTGTAGGGGGCCAATTATCCGGTTTGTGTGCCGGGGGGAAAATTCTAGATAATTCAAAACTGAAAAAAGATATTCTTTCCAGAGGTCTGGATGACCTATATGTGGTGATGGATGAAACCATGGAACAGGCTGACACCTATCAGTCAGCTAGAGTATTGGAAGCTGCAATTAAAAAAATGGGTGACTTTGATCTGGTTTTGTGCGGAGTAGGTTCGTCTGATTTGTATGCACAGCAGGTTGGTAATCAATTAGGTGAATTATTAGGCCTACCTGTTGTCAATGCTGTCAATAAAATTACGGCTCAGGGAGACAAGGTCATTGTTGAACGGGCGCTGGAAGATGCCATTGAAGTTCTAGAGATATCCTTACCGGCAGTCCTGTCTGTTACATCTGAAATAAATGTCCCACGGATCGCAGGGATGAAAGATATTATTGCGGCCAATAAGAAACCAGTGAAAAAATTTAATCTGTCTGAGATCGAAGTTGCAGATATTCAACCGTCCAGTATGGTATTGAGTACGCTGGCACCTGAACAGGTGGACCGCCGGTTAAATATCCTGGAAGGCGAATCCGACGAAGTTGTGGATGCTTTTGTGAAGCTGCTTAGTGCTGAATTAAAGTAATTGGAAAAAAGAGGTGAATATTTCATGACTGTAAATAATGTTTTTGTAATAACCGATAATCAAAATGCCGTAGCTGAGCTCTGCAGTGGAGCACGCCAACTTGGTGATCAGGTATCTGTTGTTTTATTTGGTGATAAAAATCAAGCGGCAGAAGCCATCGCATTAGGGGCTGACCAGGTATACTTGTTTGGACAGTCTGGGGACTCAGTAATGATTGAAGCATATTCCAAATCCATTGCCGAATTGCTTCATGCAGAAAAGGCAGACTTAGTGATGGTCTATTCTTCCGTACGCGGCAAGCTAATTGCCGGACGGATTGCATCTCAATTGGGAACCAGTGCTTTGTCTAATATATCGGAGTTTACCGTAGAGGATGGCAGCATTATCGTGAAACACATGGTATACGGTGGTGCAGCCATCAGAACAGAAAAAGCGTTATCAGATACAGTTGTTGTAACGGTAGGAACAGGTGTATTTGAGGCAATGTCTAAGGATGCAACAAGACAGGGTAAGGTGATCGAGGTCAACCCAGATGTTGACAATGCTGGAATTCGTGTTCTGGAAACTCGACCCAAACAGGGTGAATTAGTAAATCTAAGTGCTGCCAAACGGGTTGTTGGCGTCGGCAGAGGCTTTGCAAGCAAAGATGATCTGAAAATGGCGGAAGAACTTGCCGCTTTAGCTGGAGCTGAGATGGCGTGCAGCCGACCAATCGCTGAAGGCGAAAAGTGGATGAGCAAGGAGCGCTATGTTGGGGTAACCGGCGTTGTCCTGAAGACAGATATTTATATTGCCATTGGCATATCAGGTCAAATTCAGCACATGGTAGGTGTGAATCAAGCAAAAACATTGGTGGCCATTAACAAGGATAAAAATGCACCGATTTTCAAACATGTTGATATTGGCCTGGTTGGGGATATATATAAGGTTCTGCCGCAAATCATTGAGAAAATCAAAGCGTAGAATTAAAGGGTTTATTTGTGTTGCTGAGAGGCTGATACCGGCTTCTCAGTAACATCTTAAAATAGATTCGGCCGGAAAGAAGACAAGCTCTAAGGCTACCGCATCAGGATATCTATAATAAATCAAGCACGACTATTTGTAGGGGTGATAAGCATTGAGCGAGAACGGATTTGACGCCATTATTGTGGGAGGAGGCCTTGCCGGCTCTACTGCGGCTTATGTTTTGGCACAGGAGGGTTTGGAGGTTCTACTCATTGAAAAAGGTAATTACGGTGGTTCCAAAAATATGACTGGAGGTCGCCTCTACGCTCACAGTTTAGAAAAAATAATTCCCA
This genomic interval from Desulforamulus reducens MI-1 contains the following:
- a CDS encoding YetF domain-containing protein → MILIRTGFAFITLLIAARILGKQTIAQMTFFDFIAAITIGAIGAGFAYHIEKNPFNVLLSLLSFTTIVYITSYLSLKNKLARKIFAGEPTMVIQNGKILEHNMFKMRYDLDHLNHQLRQKGIFDIGQVEFAIVEPNGELSVFKKSQYRPLIPADLKIPTKYEGLAIELIMDGQVIEKNLRENNLSMEWLTTALSQHRITDLKDVAYACLSTNGTLYFDLYKDKITNPVDKG
- the caiA gene encoding crotonobetainyl-CoA dehydrogenase, whose product is MDFRLTDEQELIVAGIRELMARENWDSYFAECDANSQYPERFVKELADMGIDSLLLPEEHGGFDAGLVTVTAVWEELGRLGAPTYVLYQLPGFNTVLREGTQEQIDKIMALRGTGKQMWNSAITEPGAGSDVGSLQTTYTRKDGKVYLNGHKCFITSGAGVPYLVVMAKDSENSKIFTEWFVDMTKPGIKIEKLPKLGLRMDSCCEIYFDNVELEEKDMFGKEGNGFQRVKEEFDFERFLVGCTNYGTALCAFEDAAKYANQREQFGEKIGRYQLIQEKFAHMAIKLTNMRNMLYEAAWKYDNGIMGSGEAAMCKYYCANAAFEVVDQAMQVLGGYGIAGDHRISRFWRDLRVDRVSGGTDEMQILTAGRQVLKKYR
- a CDS encoding electron transfer flavoprotein subunit alpha/FixB family protein translates to MEKRGEYFMTVNNVFVITDNQNAVAELCSGARQLGDQVSVVLFGDKNQAAEAIALGADQVYLFGQSGDSVMIEAYSKSIAELLHAEKADLVMVYSSVRGKLIAGRIASQLGTSALSNISEFTVEDGSIIVKHMVYGGAAIRTEKALSDTVVVTVGTGVFEAMSKDATRQGKVIEVNPDVDNAGIRVLETRPKQGELVNLSAAKRVVGVGRGFASKDDLKMAEELAALAGAEMACSRPIAEGEKWMSKERYVGVTGVVLKTDIYIAIGISGQIQHMVGVNQAKTLVAINKDKNAPIFKHVDIGLVGDIYKVLPQIIEKIKA
- the caiT gene encoding L-carnitine/gamma-butyrobetaine antiporter; this encodes MSEQKKLKIDHIIFWPPLLLISIVCALIIKDPVRANEISNKALTWTTDKLGWAFEWYVVILFVISMYLIFGKYKDKKFGEGEPDFKTSTWLGMIFTSTSSAALIYWATIEWYYYMQTPPFGAEPFSVEAAQWGSAYGMYHWGLIPSAMYVVVGTAIGYNFFVKKRNVVKPSSVCGILGKHKDGLTGKVIDILYIIGMVAGVGTSLGLGTPLVAELLSKIFGIEHTLSLDGWILVAWIALFSTSVYLGLQKGIKVLSDIRVYLAFGVIIFVAVFGPTSYILNGFTDALGTMLQNIVRMSLYTDPYGKSGFPQGWTIFYWAWFLNCVLTYSIYLVRISKGRTVREFAAAVLGAIVLGEMVFFAVFTNYAMFAHYEGLVDLAKIMEQSGAARAIVEIWATLPLSIVLLPVLLIYSFVSTATFINGVAYTLAMVTTKEITENDEPSRLNRVVWALLLGSLAISLLMLGGLKPLQTASVLGGLPMMIVCIIIPISFFKEVKNGWVFANKDKN
- a CDS encoding DUF4351 domain-containing protein yields the protein MTVPTDHDRLFKELLENYFVKFMELFFKEASYFIDFSHLKFLSQEVFTDVTVGEKRAIDILVETKLKDEKQVILVHVESQSYVQKEFAERMFIYFSRLYEKYRCKVLPITVFSYDKMNDEPDTFELGFSFLDVLKFNFYKLELRKLNWREFIKSNNPVAAALLSKMGYRKEEKVQVKLEFLRMLTRLKLDPARAELIGGFFHSYLKLNQQEEEQFEQEVRRLGKKEAEIIMQITTPWHEKGRMEGKLEGQLALVLRQLKKRFGEVPEDIEKLIKSLNTDKLEEVGEALFDINNIDELRKMLH
- a CDS encoding electron transfer flavoprotein, encoding MRVITCCKAVPEEQDIVVAKDRQISFEKAEWKFGPYDLNAVEAGKQIVEAVGGQLSGLCAGGKILDNSKLKKDILSRGLDDLYVVMDETMEQADTYQSARVLEAAIKKMGDFDLVLCGVGSSDLYAQQVGNQLGELLGLPVVNAVNKITAQGDKVIVERALEDAIEVLEISLPAVLSVTSEINVPRIAGMKDIIAANKKPVKKFNLSEIEVADIQPSSMVLSTLAPEQVDRRLNILEGESDEVVDAFVKLLSAELK
- a CDS encoding tyrosine-type recombinase/integrase, producing MDLLIRKNVPSGIILALKRLRGIGKILTKPDVTDYNPGSVSRSFKKFLERNKLPHIRLHDLRHFNGTMMLRYGITEREASARLGHSNLLMTKKYQHVLEDMDKESADKLNCIFKPSIDNALKLKEIR
- the caiB gene encoding L-carnitine CoA-transferase, with product MSKGTSMPVFGNLHGLKVVYSAVEIAGPFAAQLMAEWGADVTWIENTFNGDSMRDTTYVKEVDRRNQRSISLNVFSEEGREVFLKMIEEADIFIESSKGPAFAKRGITDELLWKHNKSLVIVHVSGFGHYGVEDRVNRAAYDQTAQAFSGYLSQNGTQEQPMIASPYSGDYFTSLMIVGSSLAALYKAQKTGIGESIDMAMYEVLLRVGSYYMTDYLNAGITYPRAGARHQNLCGIGVYKCKDGFLSLCLYGAPQNKAILERIGLGHLWGTDEYPEGTTALWLDSPKADLIQQKIEEYLLSQPVDEVEKDFSDLKIAANKVMTIEEMVNHPHYLARENFIEWENVEGKKIKGPNIFPKFKKNPGQVWRPMPTLGMDTEDILTDLGYSAERIQELCDKGIIKKS